CTAAATGTTCTCTTCTATTATCTTCTCGAGGACATATTCGACAATCGAGGAAAACTTGTCGGATGAAATTGTTTGAATCGTTCGTGGATGTGGCAAATCCACCGTGATAATTTCTTTAAGTTCGCCTGGGTACTTGTGCATAATGACAATGATATCCGAGAGGAACACCGCTTCCTCTACATCATGCGTTACCATTATAGTTGAAAAGTGGTAGGAAGAGCGCATTTCCTCAAGATAAAGCCATAGTTTTCTTCGGTTTAAGGCATCAACTGCACCGAAAGGCTCATCCAATAAAAGTAGATCTGCACCCGTTAAAAGTGTTCGAAGAAGGGCAGCTCTCTGATACATCCCTCCCGATAAGGCACTGGGGAAATTATTTTCAAATCCCTTAAGCCCAAACTGCGGGAGGAGTTCAAGCACTTTTTCTTTCGCCTCTTTCTCGGCAACCCCTTTTATAAGGAGTGGGATTTCAAGGTTTTTAAGAAGCGTAAACCAGGGAAGAAGAACGCCTTTTTGAGGCATATACCCAAGAGGCCCCTCGGGGCGGGAAATTTCACCTTCAAAGGGCAAAAGACCTGCAATTGCCTTAAGAAGTGAAGTCTTGCCGCACCCTGAAGGGCCAATAAGTGCAAGATGCTTTCCTTGCGGAAGCGAAAAACTCACTCCGTTTACCGCAAGAAAGCCTTCATAATATACTTTTACATCCTTTACCCTTACTTCTTGCATGGAAGAAACTCGTTTGTAAAGAGAGTGTTTACATCGGCAGGCATACTTTTTATTATCTTAAGGCTATACATAAGGTCTGTAAAGTTTTTCCAAACTGATTCCTTCATCACACCAAAGCAACCTGCATCATCAAGATAATAAGGTGAAATCCACTTCTGCGACTTTGTAACAAGGTTTTTGTCAAGTTCAGGTGCATATTTCAAGAGGATCTGTGCTGCTTCTTCCGGGTTTTTGGCAGCATATGTGTAACCTTCAGAAATTGCCTCAACAAATGCTTTAACAACATCAGGATGCGATTCAATCATACTTTTACTTGTGATAAATATGGGCGTGTAGTGGTCAAAATTTGGAATATGGTCTTTTAAGCTATAGAAATCGAAATTAAGTCCTCGCAATTCCGCATCAATTCCTTCCCAGCCGTAATAAATCCAGGTAAAATCGTAAACTTTCCTCTGAAGACCTGTTACTTGGTCAAACACACCAAGTTCCACTTTCTTTATTGTCTTTGGGTCGACTCCGTTTTGCTCTGCAACATAATCAACGATTGCGTTTTCCCAGGCACTTCCCCAGCCACCATAAGTTTTGTTTGCAAAGTCTTTTGGTGATGTAATACCCGAATCCTTAAGCCATATAAACCCAGAGGTATCGTGTTGAAGAATTGCAGCAATTGCAACAAGAGGCGCACCTTCATTTACAACATACTGAGTAAGTGATTCCTGAAATGAGATGCCAAAATCAGCCTTGCCACCCGATACAGCAGATTCAGGCCATACTTCCGTTGGTTGCACAACAGTTACATCAAGATTCCTTTCCTTAAAATACCCTTTGTCAAGTGCAACATAAATTCCTGTGTGATTTGTGTTTGGAGTCCAATCAAGCATAAGAGTAACCTTCGTTACATTTCCAAGTTTCGTTTCTTTTGGGGCACAGCCAAAAGAAGAAGCAAGGACTACCAAAATCAATAAAGCAAGAATAATTTTCCTCATTTTTCACCTCCTAAATAGCGAGTAAATTTTTGCCTCAGCATTGTTGCAGAACCCCACATAAGGAGGCTAAAGAGGATTATGATAATTGTCCCTGCAAAAACCTGATCCAACTGAAAAGAAGAAAAAGACCTTCTTATGTAAAGCCCCATGCCAATCGTTGTGCCCATCCACTCTGCAGTGAGTGTTCCTAATATGGCATAGGGAGATGATATTTCAATGCCGGTTATGATATAGGTAAGCGTGTGCGGGAAAATGACATACCTGAAAATATCGCTTTTCTTTGCAGAAATTGCCTTGAGGACATCAACCATATCAGGGTCAACCGTCCGCAAGCCAAGAAGTGTATTTACTGTAATAGGGAAGAATGTTGCCCAGATTACAACAACAATCTTAGGAAGTGTCCCAAAGCCAAGCCACAGGATTATAAGTGGAGCAATTGCAATTGTTGGTGTTGATTGGGTGATAACTGCAATAGGGTAAATGAGGTCTTCGATGGGTTTTGCAACATGCATAAGAAGCGCAAGAAGAACGCCAAAAAGAATTGAAAGAAAGAACCCGATGAATGTTACCTCAAGGGTTGCAACAAGATTTGGAAGAATAATATTTGATTGTGTTGAGATAATGTGGACAATTTGAACTGGAGATGGAAGTATATACGATGGGACAAGTTTGTGAGACGAGACAATCTGCCATAAATAGAGAAATAGCAAGAATGAAAGGCTCTTCAAAATCTTTGAATTTTTTACAAGTTGGACTAAAATAAGCACCAAAAGGAAAAATGAAACAATAGAAATGACCGAGGACTTTGAAAAAGTCAGAATGAAAAAGCAACCTAAAAGCGCAAGCTCTACAATTTTTCTTAATTTCTTCAAATTTAAAAACCTCCCGCATTCTGGGAGGGTGTAGGCAGGGTTTCTACCTTGCACCATCTCCCTACGCCGGCATTACCCGGATCAGGTTCCAGGGGTCGGACACCTCTAAGTGTCCCTCTCAGCCACCAATGTGGGCTCCCCCGAGGCTTACACTTATATTATAATACAAAAATCAAATATTTAAATTATGCAAGCCTTTTTCAACTTTTCCTGTGTGAGGTGTTCTGAACCATTTTGTATTGAAGAAAGTAAAAAGCGCTATAAGAATTACAATTATATTCGTTGCGTTAAAGAAAAAGAATGTAAAAATGTCGTAAAACTTTATCATCTTTAAGTCAATTTTGTCAAGCGTAACAAAAAACATAATAGAATTAATTGCAAACGAAGATACTACAGTCAAAATATTCCAGTCTAAAATAAGCACAAAGATTGAAATAAGCCACAGAACAAAAGACAAAGGCAAAAGTATAAGATATGGTTTATTCCTGAAACTCTTTATGTCTGTAAACAGAAGATAAAAATATCCTCTTATCCAGCGCAACCTCTGTTTAAATGAAACAATAAATGATTCTGGTTTCTCGTCATATACCGAGATACAATCAACATACTGCACATTGTATTTAACTCTCACTGTATATTCAAAATCGTCGGTTATGCTCTTTACTTCATAAGGAAATTCTTTCAAAACCCATCCGTATGCGCCCCAACCAAAGCCGCTTAATATAGCAGAAAGTCCAAGATTATTAAGTGCAATTTGAATTTTGAAGAAAAATGCAGACATAATAACAAACATTCTTGAAACCCAGTGGGTATAGTTTGCGTTTCTTGTTCTGAATTGGATTATTGGATATGCTTTTATGTAAGGAAGCGCTTCCTTAAGAAAATCTTTATCAAAGACATTCCCTGCATCGAAAAACATAAAGAAAGCATTAACTCCCTCTTTTTCAATTATTTGAGGTAACGCCCAATTGAGTGCCTTTGACTTTGAACGTGCATTTACTTCAATT
The Caldisericum sp. genome window above contains:
- a CDS encoding ABC transporter ATP-binding protein, which produces MQEVRVKDVKVYYEGFLAVNGVSFSLPQGKHLALIGPSGCGKTSLLKAIAGLLPFEGEISRPEGPLGYMPQKGVLLPWFTLLKNLEIPLLIKGVAEKEAKEKVLELLPQFGLKGFENNFPSALSGGMYQRAALLRTLLTGADLLLLDEPFGAVDALNRRKLWLYLEEMRSSYHFSTIMVTHDVEEAVFLSDIIVIMHKYPGELKEIITVDLPHPRTIQTISSDKFSSIVEYVLEKIIEENI
- a CDS encoding ABC transporter substrate-binding protein, whose translation is MRKIILALLILVVLASSFGCAPKETKLGNVTKVTLMLDWTPNTNHTGIYVALDKGYFKERNLDVTVVQPTEVWPESAVSGGKADFGISFQESLTQYVVNEGAPLVAIAAILQHDTSGFIWLKDSGITSPKDFANKTYGGWGSAWENAIVDYVAEQNGVDPKTIKKVELGVFDQVTGLQRKVYDFTWIYYGWEGIDAELRGLNFDFYSLKDHIPNFDHYTPIFITSKSMIESHPDVVKAFVEAISEGYTYAAKNPEEAAQILLKYAPELDKNLVTKSQKWISPYYLDDAGCFGVMKESVWKNFTDLMYSLKIIKSMPADVNTLFTNEFLPCKK
- a CDS encoding ABC transporter permease → MKKLRKIVELALLGCFFILTFSKSSVISIVSFFLLVLILVQLVKNSKILKSLSFLLFLYLWQIVSSHKLVPSYILPSPVQIVHIISTQSNIILPNLVATLEVTFIGFFLSILFGVLLALLMHVAKPIEDLIYPIAVITQSTPTIAIAPLIILWLGFGTLPKIVVVIWATFFPITVNTLLGLRTVDPDMVDVLKAISAKKSDIFRYVIFPHTLTYIITGIEISSPYAILGTLTAEWMGTTIGMGLYIRRSFSSFQLDQVFAGTIIIILFSLLMWGSATMLRQKFTRYLGGEK
- a CDS encoding glycosyltransferase translates to MEKFESFVLALKMHLSVHLPMKNVPLYVFNYDVKYPPLIWHNILNYILNIINIFSTFTFIGLILLVLLGLIKKRGKVQEKFFPTRIVAVIPAHNEEDSIALVINSAVNAGFDKVYLIGDACTDNTVNIAKELGVEVIEVNARSKSKALNWALPQIIEKEGVNAFFMFFDAGNVFDKDFLKEALPYIKAYPIIQFRTRNANYTHWVSRMFVIMSAFFFKIQIALNNLGLSAILSGFGWGAYGWVLKEFPYEVKSITDDFEYTVRVKYNVQYVDCISVYDEKPESFIVSFKQRLRWIRGYFYLLFTDIKSFRNKPYLILLPLSFVLWLISIFVLILDWNILTVVSSFAINSIMFFVTLDKIDLKMIKFYDIFTFFFFNATNIIVILIALFTFFNTKWFRTPHTGKVEKGLHNLNI